The Pseudodesulfovibrio sp. zrk46 genome contains a region encoding:
- a CDS encoding CoB--CoM heterodisulfide reductase iron-sulfur subunit B family protein, translated as MSSSLVYAYYPGCSGLGTSLEYDRSTRALCAALGIKLIDIPDWSCCGSTPAHTVDHTLSGALSARNIAQAESLDVQGIITPCPSCLTNLKTASYRMRDEGFKNKVNKLLDTPCRNDLPIMSVLQVLFEKVGPDAIKNKTTIPLKGIKVAPYYGCIMNRPPKIMNFDDCENPIAMDVLMEAAGAEVMPFPLKVECCGASYGVAKKEMVTTLSGKLLDMAADCGATSMVTACPLCQMNLDLRQSQVNRANKSHHEMPIFYYTQLLGMALGLNDEDLMLNKLCVSPNKVFYSLREPQRAEAS; from the coding sequence GTGAGTTCTTCCCTGGTCTACGCTTACTACCCTGGCTGTTCCGGCCTGGGAACTTCATTGGAATACGATCGCTCTACCCGGGCTCTTTGTGCAGCACTGGGCATAAAACTCATCGACATTCCCGACTGGAGCTGTTGTGGCTCTACTCCGGCCCACACAGTGGACCACACTCTATCTGGAGCCCTCTCAGCACGAAACATCGCACAAGCTGAGAGCTTGGATGTGCAAGGAATCATTACTCCCTGCCCCAGTTGCCTTACCAACCTCAAGACCGCAAGCTACCGCATGCGAGACGAGGGATTCAAAAACAAGGTAAATAAATTACTCGACACCCCTTGTCGCAACGACCTGCCGATCATGTCCGTTCTCCAGGTTCTGTTCGAGAAAGTTGGCCCTGATGCGATCAAAAACAAAACAACCATTCCCCTCAAGGGGATCAAGGTCGCTCCTTACTACGGCTGCATCATGAACAGACCGCCTAAAATTATGAATTTTGACGACTGTGAGAATCCCATTGCCATGGACGTGCTGATGGAAGCTGCAGGGGCAGAAGTAATGCCTTTTCCTCTCAAGGTAGAGTGTTGTGGAGCCTCTTATGGAGTAGCCAAAAAAGAGATGGTCACCACCCTCTCCGGTAAGCTTCTGGATATGGCCGCAGACTGTGGCGCTACATCTATGGTCACGGCATGCCCCTTATGCCAAATGAACCTGGACCTCAGACAAAGCCAGGTAAATCGCGCCAATAAAAGCCATCACGAAATGCCTATCTTCTACTACACACAACTTCTCGGGATGGCCCTTGGCCTGAATGACGAGGATCTGATGCTGAACAAGTTGTGTGTTAGCCCGAACAAGGTTTTTTATTCACTCAGAGAGCCCCAGCGGGCTGAAGCCTCGTAA
- a CDS encoding 4Fe-4S dicluster domain-containing protein, with product MNNFRLNGSINTEFINEVQKRSGQNISLCYQCGNCTAGCPYTTFYDIPVSKIMRYVQAGLKEEALSCSSIWLCATCESCTTRCPNEIDVAHVMDVLRHMAREEGYEPEPQIKTFWDSFLNSVKRHGRVFEVGVMGEYMAKTGRIFTDMDLGLKVIPKGKLGLKPHDIVGKEEVAKIFERYNQEYKS from the coding sequence ATGAACAACTTCCGACTGAACGGCTCCATAAACACTGAATTCATAAATGAAGTTCAGAAAAGGAGCGGTCAGAACATCAGTCTCTGCTATCAATGCGGAAACTGTACCGCGGGATGTCCGTACACAACCTTTTACGACATCCCAGTAAGTAAGATCATGCGCTATGTCCAAGCAGGACTTAAGGAAGAAGCCCTTTCCTGCAGCTCCATCTGGCTTTGCGCAACCTGTGAATCCTGCACTACTCGCTGCCCCAACGAAATCGACGTTGCTCACGTCATGGACGTTCTACGACATATGGCGCGTGAAGAAGGCTATGAGCCAGAGCCCCAAATCAAGACTTTCTGGGATTCTTTCCTCAATTCAGTAAAACGGCATGGAAGAGTCTTCGAAGTAGGAGTTATGGGCGAATACATGGCTAAAACAGGCCGTATTTTCACCGATATGGATCTCGGATTGAAAGTCATCCCCAAAGGCAAGCTGGGCCTCAAGCCTCACGACATCGTCGGCAAAGAGGAAGTCGCCAAAATTTTTGAACGTTACAATCAGGAGTACAAGTCGTGA
- a CDS encoding iron-containing alcohol dehydrogenase, with product MAVQEQVYGFFIPSVTLVGIGASKEIPGKIRDLGGKKPLIVTDQGIVGAGILKQITDLLDDAKMKYEVYDKTIPNPTDANVHEGVDLYKKAKCDSLITLGGGSSHDCGKGIGLVVSNGGKIHDYEGVDKSKNPLPPYVAVNTTAGTASEMTRFCIITDLSRKVKMAIVDWHVTPGIALDDPLLMVGMPPALTAATGMDALTHAVEAYVSTIATPMTDACAEKAIDLIFNYLRPAVANGGDLDAREKMCFAQYLAGMAFNNASLGHVHAMAHQLGGFYDLPHGECNAILLPHVSKFNLIAKVDRFAKLAEIMGESVEGLAPIEAAEKSLDAIRRLSSDVGIPSGLVELGNRYGKDVKEQDISIMTANAQKDACGLTNPRRPNDNDVAAIYKAAM from the coding sequence ATGGCTGTACAGGAACAGGTTTACGGATTTTTCATTCCCAGCGTTACCCTCGTTGGCATTGGCGCCTCTAAAGAAATCCCCGGAAAGATCCGTGATCTTGGTGGTAAAAAACCTCTCATCGTTACTGACCAGGGCATCGTCGGTGCCGGTATTCTGAAGCAGATCACTGACCTGCTGGATGATGCCAAGATGAAATACGAAGTGTACGACAAGACCATCCCCAACCCGACTGATGCAAATGTCCATGAAGGCGTTGACCTTTACAAGAAAGCCAAGTGCGACAGCCTGATCACCTTGGGTGGCGGATCTTCCCACGACTGCGGCAAGGGCATCGGTCTCGTCGTTTCCAACGGCGGCAAGATTCATGACTACGAAGGCGTGGATAAATCCAAAAATCCCCTGCCGCCTTACGTTGCAGTGAATACTACTGCTGGAACCGCTTCTGAAATGACTCGTTTCTGCATCATCACCGATCTTTCCCGTAAGGTTAAGATGGCTATCGTGGACTGGCACGTCACCCCTGGCATCGCTCTTGATGACCCGCTGCTGATGGTTGGCATGCCCCCGGCATTGACCGCCGCCACCGGTATGGATGCCCTGACTCACGCAGTCGAAGCCTATGTATCCACCATCGCCACTCCCATGACCGATGCATGCGCAGAAAAGGCCATCGACCTTATCTTCAACTATCTGCGTCCTGCAGTTGCCAACGGTGGCGACCTCGATGCTCGCGAAAAAATGTGTTTTGCACAGTACCTCGCAGGTATGGCTTTTAACAACGCTTCTCTGGGTCACGTTCACGCTATGGCCCACCAGTTGGGTGGTTTCTATGATCTGCCTCACGGCGAATGTAACGCCATCCTGCTGCCCCACGTCTCTAAGTTCAACCTCATCGCAAAGGTTGATCGTTTCGCCAAACTGGCCGAAATCATGGGTGAATCGGTTGAAGGCCTCGCTCCCATTGAAGCTGCAGAAAAGAGCTTGGATGCTATCCGCCGTCTCTCCTCCGATGTAGGTATTCCGTCCGGCCTCGTCGAACTCGGCAACCGCTACGGCAAGGATGTTAAGGAGCAGGACATCTCCATAATGACCGCCAATGCACAGAAAGATGCCTGCGGTTTGACCAATCCCCGACGTCCCAACGACAACGACGTTGCCGCCATCTACAAAGCTGCAATGTAA
- a CDS encoding sigma-54 dependent transcriptional regulator: MQIPYRVLAVDDESSILMLLEKELNSPERTVHTASSALQARSMFAKQEYDVLILDIKLPDGDGMDLYTEFKAQSPDVEIILITGHGDIDNAVEAMRIGVYDYITKPFKLDRLELVLDRAFQRVELQRENRGLRHTHKSEESGLRLVGKSAPIEQINFLIDKLRNSEVPVLITGESGAGKDVVARKIHSMSLRKSHPLIIKNCAMLERNLVRSELFGHKKGAFTGASEAREGLIPLAHNGTLFLDEIGDIPEDVQASLLRVIETKTYRRMGENEERRADLRFLFATNRNLAKAVEDGQFNEALFHRINVFNIHIPRLKKRKEDIPLLVDFFLDTINPDSKHTAVSDKAMNLLMSYDWPGNIRELRNVLERALILTDNNVITEHALPKEILDCNNICSDTPPMSLESMERSHIIRILKYYDNNKQKAAEALGIGRKTLYRKINKYEILPQ, from the coding sequence ATGCAAATACCATATAGAGTTCTCGCAGTAGATGACGAAAGCAGCATCCTCATGCTGCTTGAAAAAGAGCTTAATTCCCCAGAACGAACAGTTCATACGGCGAGCAGTGCCCTTCAAGCCCGCTCCATGTTTGCCAAACAAGAGTACGATGTCCTCATTTTGGACATCAAACTCCCCGATGGTGACGGCATGGACTTGTATACTGAATTCAAGGCTCAATCACCCGATGTAGAAATTATCCTTATCACTGGACACGGCGACATCGATAATGCCGTAGAAGCTATGCGAATAGGAGTATACGACTACATCACCAAACCTTTCAAACTCGATAGATTGGAATTGGTTCTTGATCGCGCGTTCCAACGAGTCGAGTTACAACGCGAAAATCGTGGACTTCGCCATACTCACAAATCAGAAGAAAGTGGTCTGCGTCTGGTTGGGAAATCCGCCCCAATTGAACAAATCAACTTTCTAATCGACAAGCTTCGCAACTCAGAAGTCCCCGTGCTCATAACGGGTGAAAGTGGAGCGGGAAAAGACGTCGTGGCCAGAAAGATACATTCCATGAGCCTACGCAAATCACATCCGTTGATTATTAAGAATTGCGCAATGCTTGAACGTAATTTAGTTCGCTCGGAGTTGTTCGGACACAAAAAAGGAGCATTTACAGGAGCTTCAGAGGCACGTGAAGGACTCATTCCCCTTGCTCATAATGGAACACTCTTCCTCGACGAGATCGGAGATATCCCCGAAGATGTTCAAGCCTCTCTGCTGCGAGTCATTGAAACCAAAACGTATCGACGCATGGGGGAAAACGAAGAACGTCGTGCCGACTTGCGATTCCTCTTTGCCACGAACCGTAATCTCGCCAAAGCAGTTGAAGATGGACAGTTTAACGAAGCCCTTTTTCATCGCATCAATGTCTTCAACATCCACATACCACGGCTAAAAAAACGCAAGGAAGATATTCCCCTACTGGTGGATTTTTTTCTAGATACCATAAACCCAGACTCCAAACATACAGCCGTATCAGACAAAGCCATGAATCTTCTCATGAGCTATGACTGGCCGGGTAACATCCGTGAGCTGCGAAATGTACTTGAACGGGCACTCATCCTGACAGACAACAACGTCATCACTGAGCATGCCCTTCCTAAAGAAATACTTGACTGTAATAATATCTGCAGCGACACGCCTCCAATGTCTCTGGAATCAATGGAACGTAGTCATATCATTCGAATTTTAAAATATTATGATAATAACAAACAAAAAGCGGCAGAAGCTCTTGGGATTGGCCGGAAGACACTTTATCGCAAAATCAACAAGTATGAGATCCTACCCCAGTAG
- a CDS encoding ATP-binding protein: MVMDQTTLTDLIGIEHTKLGFFQELQKTIEELKASHEESESQRREIAAILDGITDIMMVLSEDLRIISVNHEFEKLFGKEDQFKGEYCYKVFRQSNKACAECPAFNSLSTNTVCKDIATFRVNNQNRQFEMIASPLKSPNLSENRVLIFKRDVTLEKEYQAKYYQAEKMATVGTLATGVAHEVNNPLMAISGFAEGIQRRLAKYGDKLPQELAEDFECSTQIILKECNRCQDIVKSLLSFGHPCSSVFHIVFLNSLIEETIALVGFHLRRSANIKLTLDLTNNLHIKADEPQMKQVILNLLTNASDAIGEAPGELIVRTYPKDQDWVVLEVEDTGKGIDPAIRHKLFDPFFTTKPVGKGIGIGLSTCYNIVKDHHGEIEVISELGKGSKFIVSLPSHP; encoded by the coding sequence ATGGTAATGGATCAGACAACCCTCACCGATCTCATTGGGATCGAGCATACAAAGCTTGGTTTCTTTCAAGAGTTGCAGAAGACTATTGAAGAATTGAAAGCATCCCACGAGGAGTCTGAAAGTCAACGTAGAGAGATAGCGGCTATCCTCGATGGTATTACCGATATCATGATGGTTCTCTCTGAAGATTTGCGCATTATTTCCGTCAACCACGAATTTGAGAAGCTTTTCGGGAAAGAAGATCAATTCAAAGGTGAGTACTGTTACAAAGTATTTCGGCAATCCAACAAGGCCTGTGCAGAATGCCCTGCCTTCAATTCACTCAGCACCAATACTGTTTGCAAAGACATCGCAACCTTTAGAGTCAACAACCAAAACAGACAGTTTGAAATGATTGCCTCTCCTCTGAAAAGCCCAAACTTATCAGAAAACCGCGTTCTAATTTTCAAGCGAGATGTCACGTTAGAAAAAGAATACCAAGCCAAATACTACCAAGCAGAAAAGATGGCTACGGTTGGTACATTGGCAACCGGTGTCGCCCACGAAGTCAACAACCCTCTCATGGCAATCTCTGGTTTTGCTGAGGGCATTCAACGCAGGCTGGCCAAATATGGAGACAAACTGCCTCAAGAACTGGCAGAGGATTTCGAATGCAGCACACAAATCATTCTCAAAGAGTGTAACCGCTGCCAAGACATCGTTAAAAGCCTACTCAGTTTTGGGCACCCTTGCTCATCGGTCTTCCACATAGTCTTTCTTAATTCGCTTATCGAAGAGACCATTGCACTCGTCGGCTTCCACTTGCGTCGTTCCGCAAACATCAAACTGACATTAGACCTAACCAACAACCTTCATATCAAAGCAGATGAACCTCAAATGAAGCAGGTTATCCTCAATCTACTAACTAACGCCAGTGACGCTATAGGGGAAGCTCCTGGAGAATTGATAGTCAGAACTTACCCCAAAGACCAAGACTGGGTCGTCTTAGAAGTAGAAGATACAGGAAAAGGCATTGACCCCGCTATTCGCCACAAGCTTTTCGACCCCTTCTTTACAACTAAACCAGTGGGCAAAGGCATCGGAATTGGCCTTTCCACCTGCTACAACATCGTCAAAGATCATCATGGCGAAATAGAAGTTATCAGCGAATTAGGCAAAGGTTCAAAGTTCATCGTCTCACTTCCTAGCCACCCGTAG
- a CDS encoding iron-containing alcohol dehydrogenase, whose protein sequence is MLSTKFAIPDIIFGHGSITHLPQCARRLGAKRVLFVSDSGLEEAGWVELVKGILKANNMDCVYFSDVNSNPRDCQVHEGAELYEKENCDVIVALGGGSPMDAAKGIGVIVGNGGKISDYEGANKIKRPLPPMILVPSTAGSSSDISQYCIITDMEREVKMSIISRTLVPNISIIDPQILVTQSRSLILAAAADALAHAIESYVSKLASPFTEIQALKAIELIINNIGPAADTKSIQAMEQLSIASTAAGMSFSNAGLGSLHAIAHSLGGICDVLHGWVHPVLLTSVMRYNMPSCMGKMAQVGQIIAGSRICPDTRSAELGINHLEDLFKSFDLNTELRHLVPDKTMLESICKTATNDACNLTNPRLAEWQDLMTICEEAW, encoded by the coding sequence GTGCTCAGCACCAAGTTCGCCATACCCGACATCATCTTTGGCCACGGCTCCATTACTCACTTACCTCAATGTGCCAGACGCCTCGGTGCGAAAAGAGTTCTATTCGTCAGTGACAGCGGATTGGAAGAAGCTGGATGGGTCGAACTGGTTAAGGGAATCCTTAAAGCCAACAACATGGATTGCGTCTATTTCAGTGACGTCAACTCCAACCCTCGTGATTGCCAAGTCCACGAAGGAGCAGAGTTGTATGAAAAGGAAAACTGCGATGTGATCGTCGCCTTGGGCGGAGGCAGTCCTATGGATGCAGCCAAGGGCATAGGCGTCATTGTCGGCAATGGCGGCAAGATTAGCGACTATGAAGGCGCCAATAAGATTAAACGCCCTCTACCGCCCATGATCTTAGTCCCTAGCACAGCTGGCAGTAGCTCAGATATCTCACAGTACTGTATCATCACAGATATGGAACGCGAGGTGAAGATGTCGATTATTAGCCGCACGTTAGTTCCAAACATCTCCATAATCGATCCACAGATACTGGTTACACAAAGCCGCAGCCTCATCCTAGCCGCTGCTGCAGACGCTCTAGCCCACGCCATTGAGTCCTATGTTTCCAAACTAGCTTCTCCTTTTACTGAGATTCAAGCGCTGAAAGCTATCGAACTTATAATCAACAACATCGGTCCCGCTGCAGATACAAAGAGCATCCAGGCAATGGAACAACTCTCAATCGCCAGCACAGCTGCAGGGATGTCCTTCAGTAATGCAGGGCTGGGCTCACTTCACGCCATCGCTCATTCTCTTGGTGGGATATGCGACGTCTTACACGGTTGGGTTCATCCCGTACTTCTAACATCCGTAATGCGATACAATATGCCTTCCTGCATGGGAAAAATGGCACAGGTAGGCCAGATTATTGCTGGATCACGCATTTGTCCGGATACGCGTTCTGCGGAATTGGGCATCAACCACCTTGAAGACCTTTTCAAAAGTTTTGATCTCAATACAGAACTCAGGCATCTCGTCCCCGACAAGACCATGCTGGAAAGCATCTGCAAAACAGCAACAAACGATGCCTGCAATCTTACCAACCCTCGTTTAGCCGAATGGCAAGATTTGATGACCATCTGCGAGGAGGCATGGTAA
- a CDS encoding cation:proton antiporter: MIGQLLSGMLLGPPVLGLIEPSHALEIFAEIGIFLVMFHTGMELDIRDMLSNAGTSIAVAISGFILPFALGVVICQLFGSTIYQSLFVGLGLSITAIAVQSVILHDMGLANSHMGHIIIGAAIVDDILSLMGLSVLLGITQTGTFEFVPILIVLLKVIIFFVGTFYVGNWLVPKIRLKFHKMEAQAFTLAMLMALFMALLAELAGLHMVIGAFLAGQLMQHETYYDEAVHNAIFDRFYGLSYGSLVPIFFATLSFHIHFVPSMNFVIFTIVLIATAVVGKLFGCGIAARPFGRSRWESIIIGFGMNGRGAVELVVAAVVIGHSNKLIKAGIISSPLLTDTQFSALVLMAFVTTLMAPFGLKWAIHMGCRRDEHLQICRRKELKQRKKNKS, encoded by the coding sequence ATGATCGGCCAACTCCTATCAGGCATGCTTCTCGGACCGCCAGTCCTCGGCTTAATTGAGCCTTCCCACGCCCTTGAGATATTCGCAGAGATCGGAATTTTTCTAGTGATGTTCCATACAGGAATGGAGTTGGATATCCGTGACATGCTGAGTAATGCCGGCACATCAATTGCCGTAGCAATCTCAGGCTTCATACTCCCATTTGCTCTTGGCGTAGTCATATGCCAGCTATTCGGGAGCACAATCTATCAAAGCTTATTCGTCGGACTAGGATTATCCATAACTGCTATAGCCGTACAATCTGTCATCCTTCACGATATGGGACTGGCCAATAGCCACATGGGACACATCATCATAGGTGCTGCCATCGTGGACGACATCCTGTCGCTCATGGGATTATCAGTATTGCTTGGAATCACTCAAACTGGAACATTCGAATTCGTCCCCATATTGATAGTACTGCTCAAAGTAATCATATTTTTCGTAGGCACCTTCTATGTGGGTAACTGGTTGGTTCCAAAGATTCGGCTCAAGTTTCACAAGATGGAAGCACAAGCCTTCACCTTGGCAATGCTGATGGCGCTTTTTATGGCCCTTCTGGCCGAGTTGGCTGGATTGCACATGGTAATTGGTGCCTTCCTGGCAGGACAGCTTATGCAGCACGAGACCTATTATGACGAAGCTGTCCACAACGCCATTTTCGATCGTTTCTACGGTCTTAGTTATGGATCTCTTGTCCCTATATTTTTTGCCACCCTCTCATTCCACATCCATTTCGTTCCATCTATGAACTTTGTCATTTTTACCATTGTACTTATAGCAACGGCAGTAGTTGGCAAACTCTTTGGATGCGGCATTGCCGCCAGACCATTCGGTCGATCCCGGTGGGAATCCATCATCATCGGATTTGGCATGAACGGCCGTGGCGCAGTTGAGTTAGTGGTCGCTGCAGTAGTAATTGGACATAGTAATAAACTTATAAAAGCAGGCATCATTAGCTCTCCACTTCTAACAGACACTCAGTTCTCCGCACTGGTACTAATGGCTTTTGTTACGACCTTAATGGCCCCATTTGGCCTCAAGTGGGCTATTCACATGGGATGCAGAAGAGATGAGCACTTACAAATCTGTCGTCGCAAAGAGTTGAAACAACGTAAAAAAAACAAGAGCTGA
- a CDS encoding ArsA-related P-loop ATPase, translated as MKIAFAGKGGVGKTSLTSWIADWLARNGHDVWMVDADTALSLGQASGIPPKALPPPLIQREDLVRERIHEGGFLNLNPDVNDLPESLAIEIPLGNEPIHGVSPGRKRLLVMGAVTNAGGGCACDANALLKALLAHIVIDSNAWVLVDLEAGVEHLGRGTVTHVDGLVVVSEPSMRSLQTGAEVGRMARDLGLDNQVLVLNRHIDGDPPILDGLPSQHLSIPPLKGLIERQMTNASVLGLPENEELDKTIQRILDLLSN; from the coding sequence ATGAAAATTGCGTTTGCCGGAAAAGGCGGTGTTGGAAAGACGTCTTTGACATCTTGGATCGCAGATTGGCTTGCAAGAAATGGTCATGACGTATGGATGGTTGATGCTGACACTGCCCTCTCGCTTGGACAAGCTTCGGGAATTCCCCCAAAAGCGCTTCCACCCCCTCTCATCCAACGTGAAGACCTTGTCCGTGAACGAATCCATGAAGGCGGCTTCCTGAATCTCAATCCGGACGTAAACGACCTCCCCGAATCACTTGCCATTGAGATTCCATTGGGCAATGAACCGATTCACGGTGTATCACCAGGCCGCAAACGTCTCTTGGTCATGGGAGCCGTTACCAATGCTGGAGGGGGGTGTGCATGTGATGCAAATGCCCTGCTCAAAGCATTGCTGGCCCACATCGTGATTGACAGTAATGCATGGGTGTTAGTGGACCTTGAGGCAGGAGTTGAACATCTTGGACGTGGAACTGTCACCCATGTTGATGGCTTGGTTGTGGTTTCTGAACCTAGCATGCGCAGTCTTCAAACCGGTGCAGAAGTTGGACGTATGGCTCGGGACCTCGGCCTCGACAACCAAGTACTTGTCCTCAACCGTCACATTGATGGCGATCCACCAATCTTGGATGGTCTTCCTAGCCAGCATTTATCAATCCCCCCACTTAAAGGTTTGATTGAGAGGCAAATGACCAACGCTTCCGTCCTCGGACTACCTGAAAATGAAGAGCTAGATAAAACAATACAGCGGATTTTAGACCTATTAAGCAACTAA
- the cooS gene encoding anaerobic carbon-monoxide dehydrogenase catalytic subunit produces the protein MAKEPKPIDDLTIWDDAKAMIKKARAEGIETVHERLAQQTPHCKFCELGTTCRNCTMGPCRISKKMPRGVCGADADVVVARNFGRFVAGGSAGHSDHGRDLIEVLEAIVEGETKDYSIKDADKLIRIAAEVGIKTEGRELMDIARDAMECFFADFGSRKKEVAFLTRVPEKRKEIWHKLGMTPRGVDREIAEMMHRTHMGCDNDAPNTLIHAARTSLSDGWGGSMIGTELSDVIFGTPKPSMSTANLGIIKEDKVNILVHGHNPVVSEMILAAARDPKLIDRAKELGATGINVGGLCCTGNELLMRQGIPMAGNHLMTELAIITGAVEAIVVDYQCIMPSLVQISGCYHTKFIDTANKARFTGGIHVDFQHTTAMQQAKEIVSMAVEGFAERDAGRVDIPCEPVSIMTGFSNEAVIEALGGSLKPLIDAIAGGDIRGAVAIVGCNNPKFQQDSMNVGLAKELIKKDILVLATGCVTTAAGKAGLLVPEAIEMAGPGLKKICGALGIPPVLHYGSCVDNSRVLQLCAALANELGVDISDLPVGASSPEWYSEKAAAIGLYAVASGVYTHLGHPPNILGSETVTNLAVKGLEDLVGATFFIEPDPVKTAEMFDERIKAKRKGLGLSE, from the coding sequence ATGGCAAAAGAACCGAAACCCATTGATGATTTGACCATCTGGGACGATGCCAAAGCAATGATCAAAAAAGCGAGGGCCGAGGGCATAGAAACTGTTCACGAACGCCTTGCTCAACAGACTCCACACTGCAAATTCTGCGAACTAGGCACCACCTGTCGCAACTGTACGATGGGGCCTTGTCGCATTAGCAAGAAAATGCCTCGAGGAGTCTGCGGTGCTGATGCAGATGTCGTTGTGGCTCGTAATTTTGGACGTTTTGTCGCTGGTGGATCTGCAGGTCACTCAGACCACGGCCGTGATCTGATCGAAGTTCTTGAGGCTATCGTCGAAGGAGAGACCAAGGATTACTCCATTAAAGACGCTGACAAACTGATTCGCATTGCAGCCGAAGTCGGCATAAAAACCGAAGGCCGCGAATTGATGGACATTGCGCGCGACGCTATGGAGTGTTTCTTTGCCGACTTCGGTTCTCGAAAAAAGGAAGTCGCCTTCCTCACTCGCGTACCTGAAAAACGCAAAGAAATATGGCACAAGCTGGGCATGACTCCCCGTGGAGTTGACCGTGAAATCGCGGAAATGATGCACCGCACTCACATGGGTTGCGACAATGACGCCCCAAATACACTCATCCATGCAGCCCGCACCTCTTTGTCCGATGGCTGGGGCGGCTCCATGATTGGCACAGAACTCTCCGATGTCATATTCGGTACCCCAAAGCCAAGCATGTCTACTGCGAATCTCGGTATTATCAAGGAAGACAAGGTCAATATCCTGGTACATGGGCATAACCCCGTCGTCTCTGAAATGATTCTAGCGGCAGCTCGAGATCCAAAACTTATTGACAGAGCGAAAGAGCTCGGTGCCACCGGTATCAATGTCGGGGGATTGTGCTGCACTGGAAACGAACTACTAATGCGCCAAGGTATACCCATGGCCGGCAACCACTTAATGACCGAACTAGCGATCATCACCGGCGCGGTAGAAGCCATTGTTGTCGATTATCAATGTATCATGCCCTCCTTGGTCCAAATCTCTGGTTGTTACCACACCAAGTTCATCGATACCGCCAACAAAGCCCGCTTTACTGGCGGTATTCATGTTGATTTCCAACATACAACTGCCATGCAGCAGGCCAAAGAAATCGTATCAATGGCAGTCGAAGGCTTCGCTGAACGCGATGCTGGTCGTGTTGATATCCCCTGCGAACCGGTATCAATCATGACAGGTTTTTCAAACGAAGCAGTCATTGAGGCTCTCGGAGGTTCCCTTAAACCACTCATCGACGCTATTGCAGGCGGTGATATTCGAGGTGCAGTCGCAATCGTAGGCTGCAACAATCCCAAATTCCAACAGGATTCCATGAATGTTGGTCTTGCTAAGGAACTTATCAAAAAAGATATTCTCGTACTTGCCACTGGCTGTGTCACGACTGCCGCAGGTAAGGCAGGACTTCTCGTACCAGAAGCTATTGAGATGGCTGGTCCTGGCCTGAAAAAAATCTGCGGGGCTTTGGGCATTCCGCCGGTTCTCCACTATGGATCTTGCGTTGATAACTCCCGAGTGCTGCAGCTTTGCGCGGCTCTGGCCAATGAACTTGGCGTTGACATCTCTGATCTTCCAGTTGGGGCCTCTTCACCAGAGTGGTACTCTGAAAAAGCAGCAGCTATCGGTCTCTACGCCGTTGCTTCTGGTGTATACACTCACCTCGGACACCCTCCGAACATTCTAGGATCAGAAACTGTTACCAATTTGGCTGTCAAAGGACTGGAAGACCTTGTAGGCGCAACCTTCTTTATCGAACCTGACCCGGTCAAAACCGCTGAAATGTTCGATGAACGTATCAAAGCAAAACGTAAAGGCCTCGGTCTAAGCGAATAG